In Aspergillus fumigatus Af293 chromosome 4, whole genome shotgun sequence, one genomic interval encodes:
- a CDS encoding putative short chain dehydrogenase, translated as MSVSITADTPVASATKPADVSLGSKGRMPEFSLAGKVVLVSGAARGLGLTQAEALLEAGAKVYGLDRLEEPSAEFFEIQKRAKEELGTELHYRRIDVRDTELLTSTVEQIADVEGRMDGLIAAAGIQQETPALEYTAKDANTMFEVNVTGVFMTAQAVAKQMIRFGNGGSIALIASMSGTVANRGLICPAYNASKAAVIQLGRNLAMEWGQYGIRVNTISPGYIVTKMVEDLFVQFPERREEWPKHNMLGRLSTPNEYRGAAVFLLSDASSFMTGSDLRIDGGHCAW; from the exons ATGTCTGTCTCCATTACTGCGGATACTCCTGTCGCTTCTGCCACCAAACCGGCAGACGTCTCATTAGGCTCCAAGGGTAGAATGCCAGAATTCAGTCTGGCTGGCAAGGTCGTCCTTGTCTCCGGTGCTGCTCGTGGTCTTGGTTTAACCCAGGCTGAAGCGCTTTTGGAGGCTGGCGCCAAAGTGTACGGATTAGATCGTCTGGAGGAGCCA TCCGCCGAGTTCTTCGAGATTCAAAAGCGAGCCAAGGAGGAACTGGGGACGGAGTTGCACTATCGTCGTATTGATGTGCGTGACACGGAACTGTTGACCAGCACCGTTGAGCAAATCGCCGATGTCGAGGGCCGAATGGATGGCCTGATTGCTGCAGCAGGGATCCAACAGGAAACCCCTGCCTTGGAGTACACGGCCAAGGACGCGAACACCATGTTTGAGGTCAACGTGACGGGGGTATTCATGACTGCCCAGGCAGTGGCCAAGCAGATGATTCGCTTTGGTAATGGTGGTAGCATTGCACTAATTGCGAGCATGAGTGGTACTGTCGCAAATCGG GGTCTCATTTGCCCCGCGTACAATGCCAGCAAGGCCGCTGTCATCCAGCTTGGTCGCAATCTGGCCATGGAGTGGGGTCAATATGGCATCCGCGTCAACACCATCTCGCCGGGCTACATTGTCACGAAAATGGTCGAAGATTTGTTTGTCCAGTTCCCGGAGCGCCGAGAAGAATGGCCCAAGCACAACATGCTGGGCCGGCTGTCTACCCCCAATGAATATCGGGGTGCCGCAGTCTTTCTTTTGAGTGACGCCAGCAGTTTCATGACAGGAAGCGACCTGCGCATCGACGGTGGCCACTGTGCGTGGTAA
- a CDS encoding dihydrodipicolinate synthase family protein, with amino-acid sequence MASNQIDRNKVFPGGIHVPCLTFFRSNQRQDIDWDIQEKHLTFLIQSGLHGIVLAGSNGEAVALSTAEKTSLVQLTRKLAARLNRPDITITLGCGGQSTHHVIDETIAAQQAGADFAMVLVPSYYHFAMDSAAIVSFFEEVADHSPIPIMVYNYPGVAAGLDVDSDMLVKLSAHPNISGAKLTCGGIGKVPRVTASAVRPFSVLGGQIDWMGPAMAVGAVGAITGMANLYPRACVELYDLYKAGKAQEATELQLKAATSEWAFAKGGINGSKWVVAKLLGYPDDSAACRRPYPLFTDAAKQEWILELAGKLQAVEEALIKRAT; translated from the exons ATGGCATCAAATCAGATTGACCGCAACAAAGTCTTTCCAGGCGGCATTCATGTCCCCTGTCTGACTTTCTTTCGAAGTAACCAACGCCAGGACATTGACTGGGACATACAAGAGAAGCATCTTACATTTCTTATCCAGTCCGGTCTCCACGGAA TCGTCCTCGCCGGCTCCAACGGCGAAGCAGTCGCACTCTCAACCGCCGAAAAGACCTCGCTCGTCCAACTTACCCGCAAGCTCGCGGCCCGCCTCAACCGCCCAGACATAACCATCACCCTCGGCTGCGGCGGCCAATCCACTCACCATGTCATCGATGAGACCATCgcagcccagcaagccgGCGCCGATTTTGCCATGGTCCTAGTACCGAGCTACTACCATTTCGCCATGGACTCCGCCGCCAtcgtctccttcttcgaaGAAGTGGCGGACCACAGCCCCATTCCCATCATGGTGTACAATTACCCCGGTGTGGCGGCGGGGCTGGACGTCGACTCTGATATGCTGGTGAAGCTAAGCGCGCATCCGAATATCTCGGGCGCCAAGTTGACATGTGGAGGTATTGGGAAGGTTCCCCGTGTGACGGCCAGTGCGGTGAGACCATTCAGCGTGCTTGGTGGGCAGATTGACTGGATGGGCCCTGCGATGGCCGTTGGTGCTGTTGGGGCAATTACGGGGATGGCGAATCTGTACCCGAGG GCGTGTGTTGAGCTGTACGATCTCTACAAGGCTGGTAAGGCCCAAGAAGCAACGGAGCTCCAACTGAAAGCTGCCACGTCGGAATGGGCCTTTGCGAAGGGCGGAATCAACGGGAGCAAATGGGTCGTCGCCAAATTGCTTGGTTATCCCGATGACAGCGCCGCTTGCCGAAGGCCGTATCCTCTCTTCACGGATGCAGCCAAACAAGAATGGATACTCGAGCTAGCTGGGAAGCTGCAGGCAGTCGAAGAGGCGCTGATCAAACGTGCAACGTAG
- a CDS encoding putative oligosaccharyltransferase subunit ribophorin II: MQLWHTVLQLSLLASATIPTVVASSWGFTDATVSVQTKGAGVGSGVKEKIPDNKPLSKPVALGSSDTLKVILTAQEGSSAKRAHQVFLLLRDPKTGLDISYPFTVKDNGKSRLELTQKDLPVQFLSVAEPLDARLVIGSFGSSHAYNEPAFPLIVARNPDEPVPTVEVSRYGKLPEIHHIFKSDPQSPPVIVTLVFIGMVLAAFPVLGGLWLFIGVNLNHLPTAFKSAPIPHAVFLGSLVSIEWIFFLYYSHWTLFQILPAVAAAGVVAFISGSRALGEVQGRRLAGLR; encoded by the exons ATGCAGCTTTGGCATACTGTTCTCCAGCTCTCTCTGCTGGCTTCAGCAACAATCCCGACCGTAGTAGCATCCTCTTGGGGGTTTACTGATGCCACCGTGTCAGTTCAGACCAAAGGCGCAGGTGTCGGGTCTGGAGTGAAGGAAAA AATCCCCGACAACAAGCCGCTCTCCAAACCGGTCGCGCTCGGAAGCTCAGATACCCTTAAAGTGATACTCACAGCACAGGAAGGAAGCTCAGCCAAACGCGCTCACCAAgtcttcctccttcttcgagatCCAAAAACCGGCTTAGACATCTCATATCCCTTTACCGTCAAGGATAATGGCAAATCGAGGCTAGAGCTG ACTCAAAAAGACCTCCCCGTTCAATTCCTCTCCGTTGCCGAACCCTTGGACGCCAGACTTGTCATTGGATCGTTTGGAAGCTCTCATGCGTACAATGAACCTGCCTTCCCGTTGATTGTGGCCCGCAATCCCGACGAACCAGTACCGACAGTGGAGGTTTCGCGATATGGCAAACTGCCCGAGATTCACCATATCTTCAAGTCTGACCCTCAGAGCCCTCCCGTTATTGTGACTCTCGTTTTCATTGGAATGGTGCTAGCTGCTTTTCCAGTCCTCGGTGGCCTG TGGCTCTTCATTGGCGTCAACCTCAACCATTTGCCGACCGCCTTTAAGTCTGCCCCGATTCCCCACGCTGTTTTCCTGGGATCTCTGGTTTCCATCGAatggatcttcttcctctactACTCCCATTGGACACTCTTCCAGATTCTTCCAGCTGTCGCTGCGGCCGGTGTTGTCGCATTCATTAGCGGAAGCCGCGCTCTTGGTGAAGTGCAGGGCCGACGTCTTGCAGGTCTCAGATAG
- a CDS encoding alpha/beta hydrolase: MQRATETLNLQTAAMSSRPTLIFIPGSWHRPTCYEPIIRLLEPTLRCVAVSLPSTAYDPEATFKDDLEAAQDAISAETSNGRNVVVIAHSYGGIVGSSAIKGFAKPKDADNSRSGYVIGLILMASGYTLTGLSFMDSFFGRPPALWRVNNETGYAELVASPKEIFYHDLPEEEAKYWASQLATQSLKALFEGHEYTYAGWKDVPSWYIGTVEDRAIPVLAQRMLVGMAREMGASVEHRELQTSHSPFLSEPGLTVGIILEAVDAFTHSTRDKSKLSIGGADNVIVVPRATLLKPLTWFSFGLPMAFGRVLGRCILLYGWGKRLWRAWFR; this comes from the coding sequence ATGCAAAGGGCTACTGAAACATTAAACTTGCAAACCGCTGCAATGTCAAGTCGACCTACCCTTATCTTCATACCAGGCTCCTGGCATAGACCAACATGCTATGAGCCAATTATTCGGCTCTTAGAGCCCACGTTGAGATGCGTCGCAGTGTCTCTACCCTCGACAGCATATGATCCAGAGGCGACCTTCAAAGATGATCTTGAGGCAGCCCAGGATGCGATTTCCGCTGAGACAAGTAACGGGCGCAATGTCGTTGTCATCGCACACTCCTATGGCGGCATAGTGGGCAGCAGCGCTATCAAAGGCTTCGCAAAGCCTAAGGACGCTGATAACAGCCGATCCGGATACGTGATTGGACTAATTCTCATGGCCTCTGGCTACACCTTGACTGGGCTGTCCTTTATGGATTCATTCTTTGGTCGTCCGCCGGCGTTATGGCGTGTGAATAACGAGACCGGCTACGCCGAGCTTGTCGCTTCCCCGAAGGAGATATTCTACCACGACCTCCctgaggaagaggcgaaatATTGGGCTTCTCAGCTTGCGACGCAGAGCCTGAAGGCGTTGTTCGAAGGTCATGAGTATACGTACGCTGGGTGGAAAGACGTGCCTTCTTGGTATATCGGGACTGTGGAGGATCGGGCAATACCAGTGCTGGCTCAGCGAATGTTAGTTGGTATGGCAAGAGAAATGGGTGCTAGTGTGGAGCATCGAGAGCTGCAAACGAGCCATTCGCCTTTTCTAAGTGAACCTGGTTTGACTGTGGGGATTATTTTAGAAGCTGTTGATGCATTTACCCATTCTACACGCGACAAATCCAAGTTATCCATTGGTGGAGCTGACAACGTGATAGTCGTGCCTCGGGCCACCCTCTTGAAGCCACTGACATGGTTCAGCTTCGGATTGCCGATGGCCTTTGGCCGTGTGTTAGGCAGATGCATTCTTTTATATGGCTGGGGAAAGAGACTATGGAGAGCTTGGTTTCGTTGA
- the plb1 gene encoding lysophospholipase family protein, producing the protein MKTTTVACAVAGLLFSCVSGAPDPVHVEIQQRALPNAPDGYTPSTVGCPASRPTIRSAASLSPNETSWLETRRGKTTSAMKDFFNHVKIQDFDAAGYIDRHSSNSSDLPNIGIAVSGGGYRALMNGAGAIKAFDSRTPNSTSAGQLGGLLQSATYLSGLSGGSWLVGSIYINNFTTISALQTHQKGTVWQFQNSIFEGPDGGSIQILDSATYYRDISNAVSGKSDAGYPTSITDYWGRALSYQMINATNGGPSYTWSSIALTDAFQKAEMPMPLVVADGRYPGELLISSNATVYEFNPWEFGTFDPTVFGFAPLEYLGTKFNGGSVPSNESCVRGFDNVGFVMGTSSTLFNQFLLQINSTALPDWLKSVFTDILKDIGENDEDIAQYAPNPFYHFSNTTNPSAAELELDLVDGGEDLQNIPLHPLIQPERHVDVIFAVDSSADTTYSWPNGTALVATYERSLNSSGIANGTSFPAIPDQNTFVNKGLNTRPTFFGCNSSNTTGPSPLIVYLPNYPYTAYSNFSTFQPDYTEQERDSTILNGYDVVTMGNSTRDGNWSTCVGCAILSRSLERTNTNVPEICKQCFQRYCWDGSLNSTTPAGYEPVTILDSAASGIIPSISTVAMAVVFAAWTIF; encoded by the exons ATGAAGACCACCACAGTCGCGTGCGCTGTCGCTGGTCTATTATTTTCTT GTGTGAGTGGTGCTCCAGACCCCGTCCATGTTGAAATTCAACAGCGTGCTCTGCCAAATGCCCCCGATGGATACACACCCAGTACAGTTGGTTGTCCTGCCAGTCGCCCTACCATTCGCAGTGCCGCAAGTTTGTCGCCCAACGAGACATCATGGCTGGAGACGCGTCGGGGCAAGACTACTTCTGCGATGAAGGACTTCTTTAATCATGTCAAGATTCAAGACTTCGACGCGGCGGGCTACATTGACCGCCATTCCAGTAACTCGTCGGATCTTCCCAATATCGGCATCGCAGTCTCTGGTGGTGGCTATCGAGCATTGATGAACGGCGCGGGTGCAATCAAGGCCTTTGATAGCCGTACGCCGAATTCCACGAGCGCCGGTCAGTTGGGTGGATTGCTGCAGTCAGCCACCTATCTGTCTGGCCTGAGCGGTGGATCATGGCTGGTGGGATCAATCTACATCAACAACTTTACTACCATCTCTGCACTCCAAACACACCAAAAGGGCACCGTTTGGCAATTTCAAAATTCAATTTTCGAAGGTCCCGATGGGGGTAGCATTCAGATTTTGGATTCAGCCACCTATTATAGGGACATCAGCAATGCGGTCTCCGGAAAGTCGGATGCAGGCTACCCGACTTCAATTACTGACTACTG GGGCCGTGCTTTGTCCTACCAGATGATCAATGCAACCAACGGTGGTCCCAGCTATACATGGTCCTCCATCGCGCTAACCGACGCCTTTCAGAAGGCAGAGATGCCAATGCCTTTGGTTGTTGCAGATGGTCGCTACCCTGGAGAACTTctcatcagcagcaatgCCACCGTCTACGAATTTAATCCTTGGGAATTTGGAACTTTTGACCCCACAGTTTTTGGATTTGCGCCCCTCGAGTATCTAGGAACCAAATTCAATGGCGGCTCAGTCCCAAGTAATGAGAGCTGTGTGCGTGGCTTTGACAATGTTGGCTTTGTCATGGGTACGTCCTCTACTCTCTTCaatcaattccttcttcagaTCAACTCAACGGCTTTGCCGGATTGGCTGAAATCCGTCTTCACCGACATCTTGAAGGACATTGGCGAGAATGACGAGGACATTGCTCAATATGCTCCTAACCCATTCTACCACTTTTCCAACACAACCAACCCTAGTGCCGCTGAATTGGAACTGGATTTGGTGGATGGTGGTGAAGATCTGCAGAATATACCACTGCACCCGTTGATTCAGCCAGAGCGACATGTCGATGTGATCTTCGCCGTCGATTCCTCTGCCGATACCACGTACAGCTGGCCCAACGGAACTGCCCTTGTCGCTACTTATGAGCGTAGCCTAAATTCCTCAGGCATCGCCAACGGTACTTCCTTTCCTGCAATTCCCGATCAGAATACCTTCGTCAACAAGGGCTTGAACACTCGACCTACGTTTTTCGGGTGCAATAGCTCAAACACCACTGGCCCGTCGCCCTTGATTGTATATCTTCCGAACTACCCCTACACGGCTTACTCCAACTTTTCTACTTTCCAGCCAGACTATACCGAACAAGAGCGAGATTCTACCATTCTGAACGGGTATGATGTGGTGACAATGGGTAACAGCACTCGCGACGGCAACTGGTCAACCTGTGTCGGCTGTGCTATCTTGAGTCGGTCTCTCGAACGCACCAACACTAACGTGCCGGAAATCTGCAAACAATGTTTCCAGAGGTATTGCTGGGACGGCTCTCTCAACAGCACCACCCCTGCGGGTTACGAGCCGGTCACGATTTTGGATAGTGCAGCCTCTGGGATCATTCCAAGTATTTCCACTGTTGCAATGGCCGTTGTTTTTGCCGCCTGGACAATTTTCTAA